One window from the genome of Serinibacter salmoneus encodes:
- a CDS encoding GNAT family N-acetyltransferase codes for MSGYAEYRPATTRPARTLDVDVRAADVDDVTAIVEVERAARGMAPAGFLEALRALMGRHGTILLVAVLTDLGAAGEGVIGWASARFREPEDAPNGWYVGGLAVLPDVRRRGVARLLLATLDEHRPGNAGLLRSIVNARNLASLALHRSCGFREIERGPVFLGVEFTGGEGVLLERLTA; via the coding sequence ATGTCCGGATACGCCGAGTACCGACCGGCGACGACCCGCCCTGCCCGGACGCTCGACGTCGATGTGCGAGCCGCCGACGTCGACGACGTGACAGCGATCGTGGAGGTCGAACGCGCCGCGCGCGGCATGGCCCCGGCGGGATTCCTCGAGGCGCTCCGGGCGCTGATGGGCAGGCACGGCACCATCCTGCTCGTCGCCGTGCTCACCGACCTCGGCGCCGCCGGCGAGGGCGTGATCGGCTGGGCCTCGGCCAGGTTCCGAGAACCCGAGGACGCACCGAACGGGTGGTACGTCGGAGGACTCGCCGTCCTCCCTGATGTCCGACGGCGTGGTGTCGCCCGGCTCCTCCTCGCCACCCTGGATGAGCACCGCCCGGGCAATGCCGGACTGCTGCGCAGCATCGTGAACGCCCGCAACCTCGCTTCCCTCGCGCTGCACCGCTCGTGTGGTTTCCGCGAGATCGAGCGAGGTCCAGTGTTCCTCGGAGTCGAGTTCACGGGTGGCGAAGGCGTCCTGCTGGAGAGGCTCACGGCCTGA
- a CDS encoding DUF389 domain-containing protein — protein MAAQVLRHVLPEAQRRTLEELKDSLDLSSGDHRPKKSAYWTMLTLSAVIASAGVLSDSTATVIGAMIIAPLSTPIMGFALGLATGRLQGGLRSSVHFTVLGALLVIGIGVAFSLVLPGTYNLTANEQIAGRTSPGLLDLIAAIATGFAGAIALARRDVAAVLPGVAISISLVPPLAVVGVCLGEGSWGLAVGALTLFISNLLALVLAGTLVFTALRLNEHVVRPQRRVVFAISALLVVVGIPLATNTALTYLLAVYTDRVHSAAVQWLEDDPTARVTEVQVHSNDIVVDVRTAGELPEIDELVAILDGRVPPGYEVVVATTQGERIEAGFTS, from the coding sequence ATGGCCGCTCAAGTGCTGCGCCATGTTCTACCGGAGGCCCAGCGGCGCACGCTGGAGGAACTGAAGGACTCCCTCGACCTCTCCTCAGGGGATCACCGGCCGAAGAAGTCGGCCTACTGGACGATGCTCACCCTCTCCGCGGTGATCGCCTCGGCGGGCGTGCTCTCGGATTCCACCGCCACGGTGATCGGCGCCATGATCATCGCCCCGCTCTCCACGCCGATCATGGGCTTCGCGCTCGGCCTTGCGACGGGTCGCCTCCAGGGAGGGCTGCGATCCTCCGTGCACTTCACGGTGCTCGGGGCGCTGTTGGTGATCGGCATCGGCGTGGCGTTCTCCCTGGTGCTGCCCGGCACCTACAACCTGACCGCGAACGAGCAGATCGCCGGGCGCACCTCCCCCGGGTTGCTGGACCTCATCGCCGCGATCGCCACGGGTTTCGCCGGGGCGATCGCGTTGGCGCGGCGGGACGTCGCGGCCGTGCTTCCGGGTGTCGCGATCTCCATCTCGCTGGTGCCGCCGCTCGCCGTCGTCGGGGTGTGCCTCGGGGAGGGCTCCTGGGGCCTTGCCGTCGGCGCCCTGACGCTGTTCATCTCCAACCTGCTGGCGCTGGTGCTGGCCGGGACCCTCGTGTTCACGGCACTGCGCCTGAACGAGCACGTGGTGCGACCCCAGCGCCGAGTGGTGTTCGCGATCAGCGCGTTGCTGGTCGTGGTCGGCATCCCGCTCGCCACGAACACCGCCTTGACCTACTTGCTGGCGGTCTACACCGACCGCGTGCACTCGGCCGCCGTGCAGTGGCTCGAGGACGACCCCACGGCTCGGGTGACCGAGGTACAGGTGCATTCCAACGACATCGTGGTGGACGTACGTACGGCGGGTGAACTGCCCGAGATCGACGAGCTCGTGGCGATCCTGGACGGCCGGGTGCCGCCGGGGTACGAGGTCGTCGTCGCGACGACGCAGGGCGAACGGATCGAGGCGGGCTTCACCTCGTAG
- a CDS encoding glycoside hydrolase family 2 TIM barrel-domain containing protein: protein MSATPTSSTTDAPSTELPGHESLEVPVGVRPARWYDRNASRRDLSGTWRFRLFPEAATGADPADDGAGWDELTVPGHWQLAQAPDAWPYGKPAYTNVIFPIPVDPPRVPRANPTGEYRLTFAVAPEETADGRLVLRFEGVDSWFEVAVNGVPCATSHGSRLPTEIDVTELVRPGENLLAVRVTQWSAQTYVEDQDQWWLSGIFREVTLEHRPAGGIEHVEVSAEYDHVSGLGTLRISAETTDAAQAPVVRVPELGLEVSAGEQVSVAVEPWSAETPRLYTATVSTPAETVQVRIGFRTIAITDGVFTVNGAPVKLYGVNRHEFEPTRGRAVTAETMLQDVLLMKRHHVNAVRTSHYPPHPAFLELCDAYGLYVIDENDLETHGFELQGWRGNPTDDPAWTPLLVDRVTRMVRRDAHHPSIIMWSLGNEAGTGRNLAAMAEAIRGLDDSRPLHYEGDWSSEHVDVYSRMYASTHEVALIGRGEEPALGDGELDARRRAMPFMQCEYVHAMGNGPGGFTDYDDLFEAHPRLMGGFVWEWIDHGIATRAADGTPSFGYGGDFGEELHDGSFIVDGLLLPDRTPSPGMVEMAAVYAPIRIEAIEQLPGTIEVRNRYAFRSTEHVALTWALLADGEELATGEVDAEVIAPGESLLLTPEAVGAEIPLMPEGPAVWWRMWAQVRPESRAEWEPEDFVLGAGQVMLSPHAGLETPTGEVVALADGWQVGPVRLDGAGRPVSIGDTAVADSRIDAWRARTDNDRRPGGQTGGEVVPIPADGEVWERAGLSRLHERLDDAGLVAGALVVTGRTAGAGTDCGLAVRYTWRVVDERTAEVSVSVVPDGVWPGPVARLGWWLALEQAEAGSVAVEWVGQGPGESYADSTRAALHGRYAHTVDELQTTYSVPQENGARRGVTQVRLGLAGGDLELEVGDVTLGTRVIEGAEFSARPWSDGALDAAAHPHEVAPDGLLHLHLDAAQHGLGTAACGPGVLPNAALRPAPATIQLRLRTPGGWQR, encoded by the coding sequence GTGTCTGCTACTCCTACCTCATCCACCACCGATGCCCCCAGCACCGAACTACCGGGCCACGAGAGCCTCGAGGTGCCGGTCGGCGTGCGCCCGGCGCGGTGGTACGACCGCAACGCCTCCCGCCGCGATCTCTCGGGCACCTGGCGCTTCCGCCTCTTCCCCGAGGCCGCCACCGGCGCCGATCCGGCGGACGACGGCGCGGGCTGGGACGAACTGACCGTGCCGGGTCACTGGCAACTCGCGCAGGCGCCCGATGCCTGGCCCTACGGTAAGCCCGCCTACACCAACGTGATCTTCCCGATCCCGGTCGATCCGCCCCGGGTTCCCCGCGCCAACCCGACCGGGGAGTACCGCCTCACCTTCGCCGTCGCGCCCGAGGAGACCGCCGACGGCCGCCTCGTGCTGCGCTTCGAGGGCGTCGACTCCTGGTTCGAGGTCGCCGTCAACGGGGTGCCGTGCGCCACCTCGCACGGGTCACGGTTGCCTACCGAGATCGACGTCACCGAGCTCGTTCGCCCGGGGGAGAACCTGCTGGCGGTGCGCGTGACGCAATGGTCCGCGCAGACCTACGTGGAGGACCAGGACCAGTGGTGGCTGTCTGGGATCTTCCGCGAGGTCACCCTGGAGCACCGACCCGCCGGCGGCATCGAGCACGTCGAGGTCAGCGCCGAGTACGACCACGTCTCCGGCCTCGGCACCCTGCGCATCAGTGCGGAGACGACCGACGCCGCACAGGCCCCCGTCGTGCGTGTGCCCGAGCTCGGCCTCGAGGTGAGCGCCGGGGAGCAGGTGAGCGTCGCCGTCGAGCCCTGGAGCGCGGAGACGCCCCGCCTGTACACCGCCACGGTGTCCACGCCCGCGGAGACCGTCCAGGTCCGGATCGGGTTCCGCACGATCGCCATCACCGACGGCGTGTTCACCGTCAACGGCGCCCCGGTGAAGCTCTACGGCGTGAACCGGCACGAGTTCGAGCCCACGCGCGGGCGCGCGGTCACCGCGGAGACCATGCTGCAGGACGTCCTGCTGATGAAGCGGCACCACGTCAACGCGGTGCGCACCAGTCACTACCCGCCGCACCCGGCCTTCCTCGAACTGTGTGACGCCTACGGGCTGTACGTCATCGACGAGAACGACCTGGAGACCCACGGCTTCGAGTTGCAGGGCTGGCGCGGCAACCCCACCGACGACCCCGCGTGGACCCCGCTGCTGGTGGACCGGGTGACCCGGATGGTGCGGCGCGATGCCCACCACCCCAGCATCATCATGTGGTCGCTGGGGAACGAGGCGGGCACGGGGCGCAACCTGGCCGCGATGGCGGAGGCGATCCGTGGCCTGGACGACTCCCGACCGCTGCACTACGAGGGCGACTGGTCCAGTGAGCACGTGGACGTCTACTCCCGGATGTACGCCTCCACCCACGAGGTGGCGCTGATCGGCCGCGGCGAGGAGCCCGCCCTCGGCGACGGCGAGTTGGACGCGCGCCGCCGCGCGATGCCGTTCATGCAGTGCGAGTACGTGCACGCGATGGGCAACGGCCCCGGCGGCTTCACCGACTACGACGACCTCTTCGAGGCCCACCCGCGCCTGATGGGTGGGTTCGTGTGGGAGTGGATCGACCACGGGATCGCCACCCGTGCCGCCGACGGCACGCCCTCCTTCGGCTACGGCGGCGACTTCGGGGAGGAACTGCACGACGGCTCCTTCATCGTGGACGGGCTCCTGCTGCCCGACCGCACGCCCTCGCCCGGGATGGTCGAGATGGCGGCCGTGTACGCCCCGATCCGCATCGAGGCGATCGAGCAGCTCCCAGGCACGATCGAGGTGCGCAACCGGTACGCCTTCCGCAGCACCGAGCACGTCGCGCTGACATGGGCGCTGCTGGCCGACGGCGAGGAGCTCGCCACGGGCGAGGTCGACGCCGAGGTCATCGCACCGGGCGAGTCGCTGCTGCTGACCCCGGAGGCGGTCGGCGCCGAGATCCCCCTAATGCCGGAGGGGCCGGCCGTGTGGTGGCGGATGTGGGCGCAGGTGCGTCCCGAGTCGCGCGCCGAGTGGGAGCCGGAGGACTTCGTGCTCGGGGCCGGGCAGGTCATGCTCAGCCCGCATGCCGGGCTGGAGACGCCGACCGGTGAGGTGGTCGCGCTGGCCGACGGCTGGCAGGTGGGCCCGGTGCGACTGGACGGCGCGGGCCGGCCGGTCAGCATCGGCGACACCGCCGTCGCGGACTCCCGCATCGATGCCTGGCGCGCCCGCACCGACAACGACCGGCGGCCCGGCGGGCAGACCGGGGGCGAGGTCGTACCGATACCCGCCGACGGCGAGGTCTGGGAACGGGCGGGGCTGTCCCGACTGCACGAGCGGCTGGACGACGCCGGACTGGTGGCCGGGGCGCTGGTGGTCACCGGGCGTACCGCCGGGGCCGGGACCGACTGCGGACTCGCCGTGCGCTACACCTGGCGCGTCGTGGACGAGCGCACCGCGGAGGTGAGCGTGAGTGTGGTGCCCGACGGTGTGTGGCCGGGTCCCGTGGCTCGGCTGGGCTGGTGGCTGGCGCTGGAGCAGGCAGAGGCCGGTTCGGTCGCGGTGGAGTGGGTCGGGCAGGGGCCGGGGGAGTCCTATGCGGACTCGACCCGGGCGGCGCTGCACGGGCGCTACGCCCACACGGTCGATGAGCTCCAGACCACCTACTCGGTGCCGCAGGAGAACGGCGCCCGGCGCGGCGTGACCCAGGTGCGCCTGGGTCTGGCGGGCGGCGACCTCGAGCTGGAGGTCGGCGACGTCACCCTGGGCACGCGCGTGATCGAGGGCGCCGAGTTCAGCGCACGGCCGTGGTCGGATGGGGCCCTGGACGCCGCCGCGCACCCGCACGAGGTGGCGCCCGACGGGCTGCTGCACCTGCACCTGGATGCCGCGCAGCACGGCTTGGGGACCGCCGCGTGTGGCCCCGGCGTGCTGCCGAACGCGGCGCTGCGACCGGCGCCGGCCACGATCCAGCTCCGTCTGCGCACTCCCGGTGGATGGCAGCGATGA
- a CDS encoding transglutaminase-like domain-containing protein, whose translation MLRHVTSAIDLTLGDGAASLAFMVALARVPGLRITEELTLRVGDEEVVPEEIPTAHHGVIHALEVAPELSGTPLSLRYRATVESTWDEIDAAHDDEDGTEIIGEAGGPVDLLMYLRPSRYAEADRLMGMAKAEFPGLSGEELVLAVGHWVWEYLSYTPGFSRVTDGAVECLLARQGVCRDFAHVVVAMLRALDIPARVAAVYAPGLDPMDFHAVAEAWVNGAWHVIDGTRLAPRQSLARIATGRDAADTAFLTSHGAWLRLDSLSVSAVSDPYLPKDAHGHLLRMP comes from the coding sequence GTGCTTCGCCATGTCACCTCCGCCATCGACCTGACCCTGGGCGACGGCGCTGCCTCCCTGGCCTTCATGGTCGCCCTCGCCCGGGTGCCCGGGCTGCGCATCACCGAGGAGCTGACCCTGCGCGTGGGGGACGAGGAGGTGGTCCCCGAGGAGATCCCGACCGCGCACCACGGCGTCATCCACGCGCTCGAGGTCGCACCGGAGCTCTCCGGGACCCCGCTGAGCCTGCGCTACCGGGCCACGGTGGAGTCCACGTGGGACGAGATCGACGCCGCGCACGACGACGAGGACGGCACCGAGATCATCGGCGAGGCCGGCGGACCGGTGGACCTGCTGATGTACCTGCGACCCAGCCGGTACGCCGAGGCCGACCGCCTGATGGGCATGGCGAAGGCGGAGTTCCCCGGCCTCTCGGGCGAGGAACTCGTGCTCGCGGTGGGCCACTGGGTGTGGGAGTACCTCTCCTACACCCCCGGCTTCAGTCGCGTGACCGACGGCGCGGTGGAGTGCCTCCTGGCGCGGCAGGGCGTCTGCCGCGACTTCGCGCACGTGGTGGTCGCGATGCTGCGCGCCCTGGACATCCCCGCCCGCGTCGCGGCCGTGTACGCCCCGGGCCTGGACCCGATGGACTTCCACGCCGTGGCCGAGGCCTGGGTGAACGGCGCCTGGCACGTGATCGACGGCACCCGCCTGGCACCCCGCCAGTCCTTGGCCCGGATCGCCACCGGCCGCGACGCCGCCGACACCGCCTTCCTGACCAGTCACGGCGCGTGGCTGCGGCTGGACTCCCTGTCCGTCTCCGCCGTCTCCGATCCGTACCTGCCCAAGGACGCCCACGGGCACCTTCTGCGCATGCCGTAG
- the mshD gene encoding mycothiol synthase, whose protein sequence is MSGAEASIEVAEALALAARVAEHDGVAALSEDHRLALEGGRPGHLAWRGGDGALVALAARAHDAVELMVDPAHRRLGWGSQALGEVLAEEPETRLWAHGDLPGARALAASAGLRPVRELLKMSRALGEAQAREGGAVDAADGVTLDLVALDEATDPDRHRALWLDLNRRAFADHPEQGRWGQDDLAAREAEAWFEPALMWLAYPRSASGEVAPRPAASVWVKAEAPQRAEIYVLAVDPEQAGRRVGTRVLAEALAQVARRGWREVELYVDGANLAAVRLYEGQGFAVETRDVQYVAATG, encoded by the coding sequence ATGAGCGGGGCCGAGGCGAGCATCGAGGTGGCGGAGGCTCTTGCGCTGGCCGCACGGGTGGCCGAGCACGACGGCGTGGCCGCGCTCTCGGAGGACCACCGCCTGGCGCTGGAGGGCGGCAGGCCCGGGCACCTGGCGTGGCGCGGTGGGGACGGGGCCCTGGTGGCCCTCGCGGCACGGGCGCACGACGCCGTGGAGCTCATGGTCGACCCCGCCCATCGCCGCCTGGGGTGGGGTAGCCAGGCGCTGGGGGAGGTGCTCGCCGAGGAGCCCGAGACGCGGTTGTGGGCACACGGTGATCTGCCCGGTGCGCGTGCGCTGGCCGCCAGTGCCGGCCTGCGGCCGGTCCGTGAACTGTTGAAGATGTCCCGTGCACTGGGGGAGGCGCAGGCACGCGAGGGCGGTGCCGTGGATGCAGCGGACGGTGTCACCCTGGACCTGGTCGCGCTCGATGAGGCGACCGACCCCGACCGCCATCGCGCGCTGTGGCTGGACCTCAACCGGCGCGCGTTCGCCGACCATCCCGAGCAGGGCCGGTGGGGCCAGGACGACCTCGCGGCCCGAGAGGCGGAGGCGTGGTTCGAACCCGCCCTGATGTGGCTGGCCTACCCACGCAGCGCCAGCGGCGAGGTGGCGCCGCGACCCGCGGCCAGCGTGTGGGTGAAGGCGGAGGCACCGCAGCGCGCCGAGATCTACGTCCTCGCGGTCGACCCCGAGCAGGCCGGGCGACGGGTGGGCACCCGGGTGCTCGCGGAGGCCCTCGCGCAGGTCGCGCGGCGTGGCTGGCGCGAGGTGGAACTGTACGTGGACGGCGCAAATCTGGCCGCGGTCCGCCTCTACGAGGGACAGGGATTCGCGGTGGAAACGCGGGATGTCCAGTACGTGGCGGCGACCGGGTGA
- a CDS encoding RNA degradosome polyphosphate kinase, whose translation MTEQAVAETSPSPEQPELPADRFADRELSWLAFNERVLELAEDPDLPLLERCRFAAIFASNLDEFFMVRVAGLKRRIATGLAVTAASGLTPRQVLEAISLRAHELMERHARVLPDLLQPALAEQGITFVHWADLSPSEQERLHKYFRKQIFPVLTPLAVDPAHPFPYISGLSLNLAVVVRNSATEKEHFARVKVPPSLPRMIAVEDAVAKGEVEKTTTRYISLEELMAAHLHYLFPGMEVVEHHTFRVTRNEDLEVEEDDAENLLKALERELLRRRFGPPVRLELAPDMSHQIRRLLVRELGVQEHEVYELPAPLDLTGLNVVADTDRPDLQYPRFAGRTPRALAEVESASPTDFFAAIRERDILLHHPYDAFSTSVQQFLAQAAADPAVLAIKQTLYRTSGDSPIIDALIDAADAGKQVLAIVEIKARFDEQANISWARKLERAGVHVVYGIVGLKTHCKLSLVVRQENDGLRRYCHVGTGNYNPKTARLYEDLGLLTCDGEVAQDLTRLFNQLSGYAPKSRFHRLLVAPRDIRTGLVSRIEREIANHQAGRPAWVNIKVNSIVDEATIDALYRASQAGVPVGLVVRGICALKAGVPGMSENITVRSILGRFLEHSRIYSFANDGDPEYFIGSADLMHRNLDRRVEVLVRLTDPDHKAQLARLFEVSLADTTSSWHQVHQDGEQRWVRHAKDEAGQPLLDLQASLTPRQRARVR comes from the coding sequence ATGACCGAACAGGCCGTCGCCGAGACCTCCCCCAGCCCGGAACAGCCGGAGTTGCCCGCCGATCGGTTCGCCGACCGTGAACTCTCCTGGCTCGCCTTCAACGAGCGCGTGCTGGAGCTGGCGGAGGACCCGGACCTGCCGTTGCTGGAGCGGTGCCGGTTCGCGGCGATCTTCGCCTCGAACCTGGACGAGTTCTTCATGGTGCGGGTGGCCGGCCTGAAGCGCCGCATCGCCACCGGGCTGGCCGTGACGGCCGCCTCGGGGCTCACACCGCGGCAGGTGCTCGAGGCGATCTCGCTGCGCGCCCATGAGTTGATGGAGCGGCACGCACGGGTGCTGCCGGACCTGCTGCAGCCGGCGCTGGCGGAGCAGGGGATCACATTCGTGCACTGGGCCGACCTCTCGCCCAGCGAGCAGGAGCGGCTGCACAAGTACTTCCGCAAGCAGATCTTCCCGGTGCTGACGCCCCTCGCGGTGGACCCGGCTCACCCGTTCCCCTACATCTCGGGGCTCTCCCTGAACCTGGCGGTCGTCGTGCGCAACTCCGCCACCGAGAAGGAGCACTTCGCTCGAGTGAAGGTGCCGCCGTCGCTGCCCCGGATGATCGCGGTGGAGGACGCCGTGGCCAAGGGTGAGGTGGAGAAGACCACCACGCGCTACATCTCCCTCGAGGAACTGATGGCGGCGCACCTGCACTACCTCTTCCCGGGCATGGAGGTGGTGGAGCACCACACCTTCCGGGTCACCCGGAACGAGGACCTCGAGGTGGAGGAGGACGACGCGGAGAATCTGCTCAAGGCCCTCGAACGTGAACTGCTGCGCCGCAGGTTCGGCCCCCCGGTGCGCCTCGAGCTGGCACCCGACATGTCCCACCAGATCCGTCGTCTCCTGGTGCGCGAACTGGGCGTGCAGGAGCACGAGGTGTACGAGCTGCCCGCCCCGCTGGACCTCACCGGCCTGAACGTGGTGGCCGACACCGACCGGCCCGATCTGCAGTACCCGCGCTTCGCGGGCCGCACCCCCCGTGCCCTGGCGGAGGTGGAGAGCGCCAGCCCCACGGACTTCTTCGCGGCGATCCGTGAGCGCGACATCCTGCTGCACCACCCCTACGACGCGTTCTCCACCAGCGTGCAGCAGTTCCTGGCCCAGGCGGCGGCCGATCCGGCGGTCCTGGCGATCAAGCAGACCCTCTACCGCACCTCGGGCGACTCGCCGATCATCGACGCCCTGATCGACGCCGCAGACGCCGGTAAGCAGGTACTGGCGATCGTGGAGATCAAGGCCCGCTTCGATGAGCAGGCCAATATCTCCTGGGCACGCAAACTGGAGCGCGCCGGGGTGCACGTGGTCTACGGCATCGTGGGGCTGAAGACGCACTGCAAGCTCTCGCTCGTGGTGCGTCAGGAGAACGACGGGCTGCGCCGGTACTGTCACGTCGGCACCGGGAACTACAACCCCAAGACCGCGCGGCTGTACGAGGACCTGGGCCTGCTGACCTGCGACGGCGAGGTCGCGCAGGACCTGACTCGGCTGTTCAACCAGCTCTCCGGGTACGCCCCGAAGAGCCGGTTCCACCGCCTGCTCGTGGCGCCACGCGACATCCGCACCGGGCTGGTCTCCCGTATCGAGCGGGAGATCGCCAACCACCAGGCGGGTCGCCCGGCGTGGGTGAACATCAAGGTCAACTCGATCGTGGACGAGGCCACCATCGATGCCCTCTACCGAGCCTCGCAGGCCGGGGTGCCGGTGGGCCTGGTGGTGCGCGGGATCTGCGCGCTCAAGGCGGGCGTGCCCGGCATGAGTGAGAACATCACCGTGCGCTCGATCCTGGGCAGATTCCTCGAACACTCCCGGATCTACTCCTTCGCGAACGACGGCGACCCGGAGTACTTCATCGGCAGCGCCGACCTCATGCACCGCAACCTCGACCGCCGGGTCGAGGTGCTGGTGCGGCTGACCGACCCCGATCACAAGGCGCAGCTCGCGCGGCTGTTCGAGGTGTCGCTCGCGGACACCACCAGTTCCTGGCACCAGGTGCACCAGGACGGCGAGCAGCGCTGGGTGCGCCACGCCAAGGACGAGGCGGGTCAGCCGCTGCTGGACCTGCAGGCCTCCCTCACCCCGCGCCAGCGCGCGCGGGTGCGGTGA
- a CDS encoding NUDIX hydrolase, which translates to MAAGGTGTAQRAALADASNGALMAPAVHAAGAVVWRVVGRALEVLLIHRPKYDDWSWPKGKIVAGETLPACAVREIAEETGVVVALGQPLPAVRYRLPDGRAKICHYWSARALDHSSPAAAARGGVPPCDEAEVDEARWVSASQARRMLTSPSDRAPLDALVDLFEDGHLATHALVVLRHARAKKRSAWPGGEETRPLTAVGLRQASHLPETLSAFGAEQVFTSPWERCAATVAPYAQAAGVAAVTVPTLTEAADAASPRRARRSVSEILALFRRRQEAPIGAVLCTHRPVLPTVLQALAAVAPNRVRARLPQANPYLRTGEVLVAHVLPRHRRGLRIVAVELHRARV; encoded by the coding sequence ATGGCCGCAGGGGGAACGGGGACGGCGCAGCGCGCCGCGCTCGCTGACGCCTCGAACGGTGCGCTGATGGCGCCCGCGGTTCACGCTGCGGGCGCCGTGGTCTGGCGGGTGGTCGGGCGCGCCCTGGAGGTACTGCTCATCCATCGCCCCAAGTACGACGACTGGTCGTGGCCGAAGGGGAAGATCGTGGCGGGCGAGACGCTCCCGGCCTGCGCTGTGCGGGAGATCGCCGAGGAGACCGGGGTGGTGGTCGCGCTCGGGCAGCCGCTGCCCGCCGTGCGCTACCGGCTCCCGGACGGCCGGGCGAAGATCTGCCACTACTGGTCGGCCCGGGCGCTCGATCACTCCTCACCGGCGGCCGCGGCGCGCGGGGGGGTGCCGCCGTGCGACGAGGCGGAGGTGGACGAGGCCCGCTGGGTGTCGGCCTCCCAGGCGCGGCGTATGCTGACCAGTCCATCCGACCGCGCACCGCTGGATGCCCTGGTGGACCTGTTCGAGGACGGCCACCTGGCCACGCACGCCCTGGTCGTGTTGCGCCACGCGCGGGCGAAGAAACGCAGCGCGTGGCCGGGCGGCGAGGAGACGCGGCCCCTGACCGCGGTCGGCCTGCGGCAGGCCAGTCATCTCCCGGAGACCCTCTCTGCCTTCGGCGCCGAGCAGGTCTTCACCAGTCCGTGGGAGCGGTGCGCGGCGACGGTCGCACCCTACGCTCAGGCCGCGGGCGTGGCAGCGGTGACGGTACCGACTCTGACGGAGGCGGCGGATGCCGCCTCCCCGCGGCGGGCACGGCGTTCGGTCTCGGAGATCCTCGCTCTCTTCCGCCGCAGGCAGGAGGCGCCGATCGGCGCAGTGCTGTGCACCCATCGGCCGGTGCTGCCCACGGTGCTGCAGGCGCTCGCGGCGGTGGCGCCCAACCGGGTGCGGGCACGCCTGCCGCAGGCCAATCCGTATCTGCGCACCGGCGAGGTGCTGGTGGCGCACGTGCTGCCGCGGCACCGCCGGGGCCTGAGGATCGTGGCTGTGGAACTGCACCGCGCCCGGGTCTGA
- a CDS encoding inorganic phosphate transporter, protein MEVALLVLVVTVALTFGFTNGFQDTSNAIATSVTTRALTPRTAIILASAMNFVGALLGTGVAETVATGIISVDPTSQGGAVEALTVILAALLGAIAWNLLTWWRGYPSSSTQALVGGLVGAGIAGSFAIPWHDVGSDVVFPMLLSPLVGFVLAYLAMAALLWALRGRPRGRTQRGFGLAQTVSAAAVALGHGLQDAQKTMGVILLALFATGSLERDSGVPVWVKLAAAAALSLGTYAGGWRIVRTLGRRLIRLDPARGFVAETVSAAVLYVMAIGLHAPISTTQTITCAILGTGTTQRVSAVRWGVAGRIGGVWLVTLPAAAVLGAAGYGVIAGVVALLV, encoded by the coding sequence GTGGAGGTCGCCCTCCTGGTCCTGGTGGTGACCGTCGCTCTCACCTTCGGGTTCACCAACGGGTTCCAGGACACCTCCAACGCGATCGCCACCTCGGTGACCACGCGGGCGCTCACCCCGCGTACCGCCATCATCCTGGCGAGCGCGATGAACTTCGTGGGAGCCCTCCTCGGCACAGGTGTGGCCGAGACGGTCGCCACCGGCATCATCTCGGTCGATCCCACCAGTCAGGGCGGAGCGGTGGAGGCGTTGACGGTGATCCTGGCGGCGCTCCTGGGCGCGATCGCCTGGAATCTCCTGACCTGGTGGCGCGGCTACCCCTCCTCCTCCACCCAGGCCCTCGTGGGTGGCCTCGTGGGGGCGGGGATCGCGGGATCCTTCGCCATCCCATGGCACGACGTCGGCTCGGACGTCGTCTTCCCGATGCTCCTGTCCCCCCTCGTCGGATTCGTCCTGGCCTACCTGGCCATGGCAGCGCTGTTGTGGGCGCTGCGCGGACGACCCCGTGGCCGCACACAGCGCGGCTTCGGCCTCGCGCAGACGGTCTCGGCCGCCGCCGTCGCCCTCGGGCACGGCCTACAGGATGCGCAGAAGACGATGGGCGTGATCCTGCTCGCTCTGTTCGCCACCGGGTCGCTGGAACGCGACTCCGGGGTTCCCGTGTGGGTCAAGCTCGCCGCCGCAGCGGCGTTGAGCCTGGGCACCTACGCCGGCGGGTGGCGGATCGTTCGCACCCTGGGGCGCCGCCTGATCCGACTCGACCCGGCGCGCGGGTTCGTGGCCGAGACCGTCTCCGCTGCCGTCCTGTACGTCATGGCCATCGGCCTGCACGCCCCGATCTCGACGACCCAGACGATCACCTGCGCGATCCTGGGGACCGGCACCACCCAGCGGGTCTCCGCCGTGCGGTGGGGCGTCGCGGGCCGGATCGGTGGGGTCTGGCTCGTGACGCTGCCGGCCGCCGCTGTGCTGGGTGCCGCGGGCTACGGGGTCATCGCGGGGGTCGTCGCCCTCCTCGTGTGA